The following nucleotide sequence is from Halorussus caseinilyticus.
CCCGAGTTCGTGGACGAGGCGTTCGAGAACTCCACCGTCGCGGCCCACGCGAGCAAGTACCTGCTGGAGGCCATCGAGTCGATGGGCACTCGGACCGTCATCGAGGAGGGCGAGGAGAAAGAGCGGTACCTGTTCTTCGACGACCCCGCCAACGACGGCGAACACGCCATCCTCGGCAACACCGAGGTCCTGAACGCCTTCGTGGACGACCTGCGGTCCATCGCGGCCGAGCGCGGCAAGGCCGAGAAGATTATCTGGTTCGACGGCCCGACCGCGACGGGCAAGTCCGAACTCAAGCGGTGTCTCGTCAACGGCCTCCGGGAGTTCTCGAAGACCGAGGCGGGACGCCGGTACACCGTCGAGTGGAACATCGCCAGCGCCAGCGAGACCAGAGGGTTGAGTTACGGCGAGGAACGGGCGGCCGCCGACGAGGAGAACTGGTTCCCGAGTCCGGTGCAGACCAATCCCCTCACGGTGTTCCCCGAGGAGGTCCGCGAGGACATCCTCGCGCAGGTCAACGAGGGCGTCTCCGACCACATCGACGTGACGGTCGATAGCGCGCTCGACCCCTTCAGCAGGGAAGCCTACGACTACCTCGAAGAGCAGTACCGGCGGACCGGCGAGGAGGACCTGTTCAGCGCCATCACCGACCCGAACCACCTCCGGGTGAAGAACTACGTCGTGGACGTGGGCCACGGCATCGGCGTCCTCCACTCGGAGGACTCCGGGCCGCCCAAGGAGCGACTCGTCGGGTCGTGGATGCGCGGGATGTTGCAGGAACTCGACTCCCGCGGCCGGAAGAACCCCCAAGCGTTCAGCTACGACGGGGTTCTCTCGCAGGGTAACGGCCTGCTGACCATCGTGGAGGACGCCGCCCAGCACGCCGACCTGCTCCAGAAGCTCCTGAACGTGCCCGACGAGAAGACCGTCAAGTTGGACAAGGGAATCCAGATGGACATCGACACCCAACTGCTCATCATCTCGAATCCGGACTTGGAGGCCCAACTCAACCAGCACGCCGACGCGGGCGGTGCCGACCCGCTGAAGGCCCTGAAGCGCCGACTCGACCGGCGGCGGTTCAAGTACCTCACCAACCTGAGTCTGGAGGCCGAACTCATCCGCCGGGAGTTGACAAACGAGACCGACGTGTGGAAGGCCGACAGTTACGACGAACTCGAAAACCTCATCCGGGAACCCCTCTCGGTCCGCGTCCGGAAGGAAGACCACGGGGCTGGCGTGGGCGAGCGAGAACTCGCGCCCCACGCTATCGAGGCCGCGGCGCTCTACAGCGTCGTCTCCCGACTCGACGGCGAGGACGTGCCCGCGGGTCTCGACTTGGTGGACAAGGCCAAACTCTTCGACAGAGGCTACCTGCTCGACGGCGACGACCGACTCGACAAGGACGACTTCGAGTTCGGCGACGACGCAGACGACGGCGAGCAGGGCATCCCAGTCACCTACACCAGAGACGTGATTGCGGACCTGCTCAACGACGAGAGCGACCGGGCGCACGCAGACTACCCGGTCGAGGAGGTCATCATGCCTCGGGACATCCTGAACGCGATGGCCGAGGACCTGACGGGCGCGCCCGTCTTCTCGACGGCCGAGCGAACCGAGTACGAGAACCGACTCGTCCCCGTGAAAAACCACATCTTCCAAAAGCAGGAAGAGGACGTTCTCGACGCGATGATGCGGGACAAGCGCGTGGACGAGGAGACGGTCGAGGAGTACATCGAACACGTCTACGCGTGGGCGACCGACGACACCGTCGAGAACGACCGCGGCGAGCGCGTCGAACCGGACGCCTTGAAGATGAAGGTGTTCGAGACCGACCACCTCGGTCGGTTCTCGCCCGACAGCTACGGGTCGGACCACGAACCCGCCCCGGCGGTCGAGGAGTTCCGGCGCAACAAGGTCATCACCGCGCTGAACCGTCACGCGTGGGAGAACCGCGACGAGGACTTCTCGGTGTCGGACATCGACCCCAAAGAGATTCCCATCATCAAGACGGTGCTGGCGAACTACGACTGGGACGACGTGCGCCGGGTGTACGAGGACTTCGACCCCCACCAGTGGGCCGACCCGCCGAGCGACACCGAGACGGCGGCGGTGAAAGACGAGACCGTCTCGAACTTAGTCGAGATGTTCGGCTACACCGAGGCGTCGGCCGAGCTGACCAGCCAACACGTCATGGACCAAGTGAGCTACAAATGGGACTGAGAGAGGACATAGAACGGTACCGCGAAGTGGGCGAGGACAAGCGCCAAGACCTCGCCGACTTCATCCAGTACGGGGACCTCGGCCAGAGCCTGCCCGACGAAATCAACATCCCCATCAAAATCGTGGACCTGCCGGAGTTCGCCTACGACCAGATGGACAAGGGCGGCATCGGGCAGGGCGACCCCGACGTGGGCGACCCGGTGGGCGAGCCACAACCCCAACCCGGCGACGGCGACGAGGAGGGCGACCCCGGCGACGAGTCGGGCGAACACGACTACTACGAGATGGACCCCGAGGAGTTCGCCGAGGAGTTGGACGACGAGTTGGGTCTCGACTTGGAACCGAAGGGCAAGGAGGTCGTAGAGGAGAAAGAGGGCGACTTCACCGACATGACCCGGACCGGCCCGGACTCCACCCTCGACTTCGAGCGGATGTTCAAGGAGGGTCTGAAGCGAAAGCTAGCGATGGACTTCGACCCCGACTTCCTCGAAGAGGTGCTGAAAATCGACGGGTGGGGACCGGACAAGACGTTCGACTGGGCGCGCGAGAACTCCATCAACGTCTCGAAACACTGGCTCGAAGAGGCCTACAAGCAGATTCCCGACGACGAGAAGACGAC
It contains:
- a CDS encoding PrkA family serine protein kinase; this translates as MEAADRELRETYEEPKSLPEFVDEAFENSTVAAHASKYLLEAIESMGTRTVIEEGEEKERYLFFDDPANDGEHAILGNTEVLNAFVDDLRSIAAERGKAEKIIWFDGPTATGKSELKRCLVNGLREFSKTEAGRRYTVEWNIASASETRGLSYGEERAAADEENWFPSPVQTNPLTVFPEEVREDILAQVNEGVSDHIDVTVDSALDPFSREAYDYLEEQYRRTGEEDLFSAITDPNHLRVKNYVVDVGHGIGVLHSEDSGPPKERLVGSWMRGMLQELDSRGRKNPQAFSYDGVLSQGNGLLTIVEDAAQHADLLQKLLNVPDEKTVKLDKGIQMDIDTQLLIISNPDLEAQLNQHADAGGADPLKALKRRLDRRRFKYLTNLSLEAELIRRELTNETDVWKADSYDELENLIREPLSVRVRKEDHGAGVGERELAPHAIEAAALYSVVSRLDGEDVPAGLDLVDKAKLFDRGYLLDGDDRLDKDDFEFGDDADDGEQGIPVTYTRDVIADLLNDESDRAHADYPVEEVIMPRDILNAMAEDLTGAPVFSTAERTEYENRLVPVKNHIFQKQEEDVLDAMMRDKRVDEETVEEYIEHVYAWATDDTVENDRGERVEPDALKMKVFETDHLGRFSPDSYGSDHEPAPAVEEFRRNKVITALNRHAWENRDEDFSVSDIDPKEIPIIKTVLANYDWDDVRRVYEDFDPHQWADPPSDTETAAVKDETVSNLVEMFGYTEASAELTSQHVMDQVSYKWD